One Peterkaempfera bronchialis DNA window includes the following coding sequences:
- the efeB gene encoding iron uptake transporter deferrochelatase/peroxidase subunit, whose protein sequence is MDAPQASTADTAEDRRRPSRRSVIGWAGAGVALGAAGVGSVAAATMGGEAGAAAGDAGAVPFHGEHQAGIATPVQDRLHFAAFDVTTGDRAALVALLKQWTRAAAAMTAGREVGDGAVDGLAEAPPDDTGEALGLPASRLTLTIGFGPTLFEQDGKDRFGIRARRPEALIDLPRFPGDNLDPDRSGGDLCVQACADDPQVAVHAIRNLARIGMGTVSVRWSQLGFGKTSSTTPEAQTPRNLMGFKDGTHNIAGSDAKALRDHVWAAPGDGPEWMTGGSYLVARRIRMHIETWDRSSLSEQEDVFGRTKGEGAPYGRRKEHDAPDLTAMPADSHVRLAHPDSNGGLMILRRGYSFTDGTDGLGRLDAGLFFLAYQRDTRKAFVPLQKRLSASDALNEYIQHVGSAHFACPPGVRTSGEWWGQALFG, encoded by the coding sequence ATGGACGCACCCCAGGCATCCACCGCCGACACCGCAGAGGACAGGCGGCGGCCCAGCCGCCGGTCGGTGATCGGCTGGGCCGGGGCGGGCGTCGCGCTGGGCGCGGCCGGTGTCGGCTCGGTGGCGGCGGCGACCATGGGCGGCGAGGCCGGTGCGGCGGCGGGCGACGCCGGGGCCGTACCCTTCCACGGCGAGCACCAGGCCGGGATCGCCACGCCCGTTCAGGACCGGCTGCACTTCGCGGCGTTCGACGTCACCACCGGCGACCGGGCCGCGCTGGTGGCGCTGCTCAAGCAGTGGACCCGGGCCGCAGCGGCGATGACCGCCGGCCGCGAGGTCGGGGACGGTGCCGTGGACGGCTTGGCCGAGGCCCCGCCGGACGACACCGGTGAGGCCCTGGGCCTGCCGGCCTCCCGGCTGACGCTGACCATAGGCTTCGGCCCCACCCTCTTCGAGCAGGACGGCAAGGACCGCTTCGGCATCCGCGCCCGGCGGCCGGAGGCGCTGATCGACCTGCCGCGCTTCCCCGGCGACAACCTGGACCCGGACCGCAGCGGCGGCGACCTCTGCGTGCAGGCGTGCGCGGACGACCCGCAGGTGGCGGTGCACGCCATCCGCAACCTGGCCCGCATCGGCATGGGGACCGTCTCGGTCCGCTGGTCCCAGCTGGGCTTCGGCAAGACCTCCTCCACCACCCCGGAGGCCCAGACCCCGCGCAACCTGATGGGCTTCAAGGACGGCACCCACAACATCGCCGGGTCCGACGCCAAGGCCCTGCGCGACCATGTGTGGGCGGCCCCCGGCGACGGCCCGGAGTGGATGACCGGCGGCTCGTACCTGGTGGCCCGGCGCATCCGGATGCACATCGAGACCTGGGACCGCTCCTCGCTGAGCGAGCAGGAGGACGTCTTCGGCCGCACCAAGGGCGAGGGCGCCCCGTACGGCAGGCGGAAGGAGCACGACGCTCCCGACCTCACGGCGATGCCCGCCGACTCCCATGTGCGGCTCGCCCACCCGGACAGCAACGGCGGCCTGATGATCCTGCGCCGGGGCTACTCCTTCACCGACGGCACGGACGGCCTCGGCCGCCTGGACGCCGGACTCTTCTTCCTCGCCTACCAGCGCGACACCCGCAAGGCGTTCGTCCCGCTGCAGAAGCGGCTGTCGGCGAGCGACGCCCTCAACGAGTACATCCAGCACGTCGGTTCCGCGCACTTCGCCTGCCCGCCGGGCGTCCGCACGTCCGGCGAATGGTGGGGCCAGGCGCTCTTCGGCTGA